A genomic stretch from Styela clava chromosome 5, kaStyClav1.hap1.2, whole genome shotgun sequence includes:
- the LOC144423003 gene encoding protein FAM200C-like, producing the protein MTKYLTILEESQKALYEVAYLIAKDKKPHTIGETLIKTIAISQIMNGDKVTKEMKEISMSVFTIRRRISEMGQDIRCQLIDRIKGGKYAMQLDESTDTSGLAQLIVYVRSRLEVEKYLRAAVCQIKPR; encoded by the exons atgacaaagtATCTCACAATCTTAGAAGAATCTCAAAAGGCATTGTATGAAGTGGCATATTTaatcgcaaaagataaaaaaccaCACACCATCGGAGAAACACTAATCAAAACTATTGCAATTAGTCAAATTATGAATGGAGACAAGGTAACtaaggaaatgaaagaaatatcAATGTCTGTATTTACCATTCGCCGACGTATCAGCGAAATGGGTCAAGATATTAGGTGCCAACTGATTGATAGAATCAAAGGAGGAAAATACGCTATGCAATTGGATGAATCCACGGATACGTCTGGTTTGGCGCAGTTGATTGTGTACGTTAG atcaaggctagaggtagaaaaatatcttcgtgCTGCCGTCtgccaaattaaacctcgataa